A region of Chloroflexaceae bacterium DNA encodes the following proteins:
- a CDS encoding response regulator translates to MEPTARARATILIVEDDADIARLLRTFLTSRGFSVQVAARGREALELCRMAPPDLVLLDVRLPDISGYEVGVALRAAPETQNIPIVVLTAFSEREHRLTAHNQVRADYLLDKPFDIEELYLVIRNQIDQGRRRNYYHPVTNLPTGELVNARLRDLLVTDGWTLALLRIAGFEHFTQRYGVVVGEDVLKFTALLLCDVVRQQGAEATFVGQMVAGPYFVLISPPAAIPAVIADLKRHFDADIRLHYGYRDLREGRAPQMLLAVATIGPEDGPFSDIRELTEVAERRLTVTMPSSQGVASNPHSRNTSSQ, encoded by the coding sequence ATGGAACCCACGGCACGCGCCAGAGCTACCATCTTGATCGTCGAGGACGACGCCGACATCGCCCGCTTGCTCCGCACGTTCCTCACCAGCCGGGGCTTCAGCGTGCAGGTCGCCGCACGAGGCCGGGAGGCCCTGGAGCTTTGCCGGATGGCGCCCCCCGACTTGGTGCTCCTCGATGTGCGACTCCCCGACATCAGCGGCTACGAGGTCGGCGTGGCCCTCCGCGCTGCGCCAGAGACCCAGAACATCCCCATTGTGGTGCTTACGGCCTTCAGCGAACGCGAACACCGCCTGACCGCCCACAACCAGGTCCGGGCCGACTATCTGCTCGATAAGCCTTTCGATATTGAAGAACTGTACCTGGTCATTCGCAATCAGATTGACCAGGGACGGCGACGCAACTATTATCACCCGGTCACCAACTTGCCTACCGGGGAACTGGTCAATGCCCGGCTGCGCGACCTGCTGGTTACCGATGGATGGACGCTGGCGCTCCTGCGGATCGCCGGCTTCGAGCATTTTACCCAGCGCTACGGCGTTGTCGTCGGTGAGGATGTGCTCAAGTTCACCGCGCTGCTGCTCTGTGACGTGGTGCGCCAGCAGGGCGCAGAGGCAACGTTCGTAGGCCAGATGGTCGCGGGGCCGTATTTTGTCCTCATCTCTCCGCCAGCCGCCATTCCGGCCGTTATCGCCGACCTGAAGCGCCACTTCGATGCCGACATCCGTCTGCACTATGGCTACCGCGATCTGCGCGAGGGTCGGGCGCCCCAGATGCTGCTGGCCGTTGCGACCATCGGGCCGGAAGATGGCCCGTTTAGTGACATCCGCGAACTCACCGAAGTCGCCGAGCGGCGCCTGACCGTCACGATGCCCAGCAGTCAGGGCGTCGCTTCCAATCCCCACTCCCGTAACACCTCCAGCCAGTAA
- the ppk1 gene encoding polyphosphate kinase 1, producing MTIHEQQVDATTATLAEHSYLNRELSWIAFNRRVLDEARDPRNPLLERVKFLAIFASNLDEFFMIRVSGIKQQISAGVRKQSPDGLTPTEQLMAIRRELLPLLEEERKLLLEDLLPNLRAHGIFIYEYSELNPGQREWVDTYFHRHVFPVLTPLAFDSSRPFPFISNLSLNLAVVIQDREKGELFARIKVPEVLPRLVQLPAELCDAPGDLPAGRQACFIWLEQVIAAHLNALFPGVTVQASYPFRVIRNADMEIEEDEADDLLATIEEGVRRRRFGEVVRLKVDHSMPEDIVQLLTTNLKISPTDVYRVRGPLGLADLMSLLRLDRPDLKDAPHVPVLPPALRNDVDIFEAIRHGDILLHHPYHSFSPIIDFIQAAADDPNVLAIKQTLYRVGSNSPIVKALMHAREQGKQVTAIVELKARFDEENNIIWARQMERAGVHVVYGLLGLKVHAKLALVVRQEQDGIRCYAHLGTGNYNASTARIYTDLGMLTCRPELTADVVDLFNYLTAYSRQDTFRKLFVAPVTLRASLKRLIKREIERQKTSGDGRLIFKMNALVDTGMIDLLYRASQAGVRVDLIVRGMCSLRPGVPGLSENITVRSIVGPFLEHHRIYYFHNGGQPELYLGSADLMERNLDRRVEAVFPVEDPRLMRYVHDTLLQTYLADNYRARILNPDGTYTRLTPNGELIDSQDPARMVGDR from the coding sequence ATGACCATACACGAACAGCAGGTTGATGCAACAACGGCGACCCTGGCGGAGCATTCCTACCTGAACCGCGAATTGAGCTGGATCGCGTTTAACCGGCGCGTTCTTGACGAAGCTCGTGACCCGCGCAACCCGCTCCTGGAGCGGGTCAAATTTCTGGCGATCTTTGCGTCAAACCTCGACGAGTTTTTCATGATCCGCGTCAGCGGGATCAAACAGCAGATCAGCGCGGGAGTACGCAAGCAGTCGCCCGATGGACTGACGCCAACCGAGCAACTCATGGCGATCCGGCGAGAACTGCTGCCCTTGCTGGAGGAAGAACGCAAACTCTTGCTCGAGGATCTGCTGCCCAACCTGCGCGCGCACGGGATTTTTATCTATGAGTATAGCGAACTCAACCCCGGCCAGCGTGAATGGGTGGACACATATTTCCATCGGCACGTCTTTCCCGTGCTCACGCCGCTGGCCTTTGACAGCAGCCGGCCCTTCCCGTTCATCTCCAATCTGAGCCTGAACCTGGCGGTCGTGATCCAGGATCGTGAGAAAGGCGAGTTGTTCGCCCGCATAAAAGTGCCCGAGGTGCTGCCGCGCCTGGTGCAGTTGCCTGCCGAACTGTGCGATGCGCCGGGCGATCTGCCTGCCGGGCGCCAGGCATGCTTCATCTGGCTGGAACAGGTGATCGCCGCCCACCTTAATGCCCTGTTCCCCGGGGTCACGGTACAGGCAAGTTATCCATTTCGGGTGATTCGCAACGCCGATATGGAGATCGAAGAAGACGAAGCCGATGATCTGCTCGCCACCATCGAGGAGGGTGTGCGGCGGCGGCGCTTCGGCGAGGTGGTGCGCCTGAAAGTGGATCACTCGATGCCTGAAGACATCGTGCAGTTGCTGACGACGAACCTGAAGATCAGTCCAACGGATGTCTATCGGGTGCGCGGGCCTCTGGGCCTGGCCGACCTGATGAGCCTGCTGCGCCTGGACCGACCCGATCTGAAGGACGCGCCCCACGTGCCGGTGCTGCCACCTGCTCTGCGTAATGACGTTGACATCTTTGAAGCCATCCGCCACGGCGATATTCTGCTCCATCACCCCTATCACTCCTTTTCGCCGATCATCGACTTTATTCAGGCCGCCGCTGATGACCCGAATGTGCTGGCCATCAAGCAGACGCTCTACCGCGTTGGCAGCAACTCGCCGATCGTGAAGGCGCTGATGCACGCCCGCGAGCAGGGCAAGCAGGTGACGGCGATTGTGGAACTGAAGGCCCGCTTCGATGAGGAAAACAATATTATCTGGGCCCGACAGATGGAGCGCGCGGGTGTTCACGTGGTCTACGGCTTGCTGGGGTTGAAGGTGCATGCCAAACTGGCCCTGGTGGTGCGCCAGGAACAGGATGGCATTCGCTGCTACGCCCACCTGGGGACCGGGAACTACAACGCCAGCACCGCGCGCATTTACACCGACCTGGGGATGCTCACCTGCCGGCCTGAACTGACGGCCGATGTGGTGGATCTGTTCAACTACCTGACCGCCTATAGCCGTCAGGACACCTTCCGTAAACTGTTTGTCGCGCCGGTGACCCTGCGCGCCAGCTTGAAACGGTTGATCAAGCGCGAAATCGAACGGCAGAAGACTTCCGGCGATGGCCGGCTGATCTTCAAGATGAACGCCCTGGTGGATACAGGGATGATAGACCTGTTGTACCGCGCCTCGCAAGCCGGGGTGCGGGTTGATTTGATCGTGCGCGGGATGTGCAGCCTCCGCCCCGGCGTTCCCGGATTGAGCGAGAACATTACGGTGCGAAGCATCGTCGGGCCGTTCCTCGAGCACCACCGCATCTACTACTTCCACAATGGCGGTCAGCCTGAGCTGTACCTGGGCAGCGCCGATCTGATGGAGCGCAACCTTGATCGGCGGGTCGAAGCCGTCTTTCCGGTGGAGGATCCGCGATTGATGCGCTATGTGCACGATACGCTGCTGCAGACCTACCTGGCTGATAACTACCGCGCGCGCATACTCAACCCCGATGGCACTTATACGCGCCTGACCCCGAACGGTGAATTGATTGACAGCCAGGATCCGGCGCGTATGGTCGGAGACCGGTGA
- the thpR gene encoding RNA 2',3'-cyclic phosphodiesterase has product MRLFIALPLPDHVRKALATAQERLRRGNPPVRWTDATKMHLTLQFLGETGAALVPTLVAGLATLEMSPIRLTLSGLGAFPGLQRPRVIWAGVAGDLAALDQLRAAILAVTTPLGFAPETRPFTPHLTLGRLRDDARPEAIRALAATLRSAEPPPALAWETGRPILYQSILKPEGAVYTALGPDLGPGEV; this is encoded by the coding sequence ATGCGCCTCTTTATCGCTCTTCCCCTGCCCGATCATGTGCGGAAGGCGCTGGCCACAGCACAGGAGCGGTTGCGCCGCGGCAACCCGCCCGTGCGCTGGACCGACGCGACAAAAATGCACCTGACGCTGCAGTTCCTCGGCGAGACCGGCGCGGCCCTGGTCCCCACCCTGGTCGCCGGTCTCGCCACGCTGGAGATGTCGCCCATCCGCCTGACGCTCAGCGGTCTGGGCGCCTTCCCCGGGCTACAGCGGCCACGGGTGATCTGGGCTGGCGTAGCGGGCGACCTCGCCGCCCTTGATCAGTTGCGGGCCGCTATCTTGGCGGTAACGACGCCGCTGGGCTTCGCCCCTGAAACGCGACCCTTCACGCCCCACCTTACGCTCGGACGCCTGCGCGACGACGCGCGCCCGGAAGCGATCCGCGCCCTCGCCGCCACCCTGCGCTCCGCCGAACCGCCACCGGCCCTCGCATGGGAGACTGGCCGGCCTATCCTCTACCAGAGCATCCTTAAACCCGAAGGGGCCGTGTATACCGCCCTTGGGCCAGACCTGGGGCCGGGGGAGGTGTAG
- a CDS encoding NAD(P)/FAD-dependent oxidoreductase — MPVRELAGRAWDVIVVGAGHNGLTCAAYLARAGRRVLVLEARERVGGACTLEEVWPGVRMSPCAYLAGLLHPRVIDELDLPRRGFVWMPARNGLFVPFEDGSSVQLYEDDERCEAEIRRFAPGDLAGWREMTRLISRLRDALRPPGDGDLWLDRRPERDEVEARLGGDEDLRGLLFEWSMVEYVERYLRDERLQLAYLGQGVIGTNASPFAPGTASIHFHHSSGRQGGYPGTWGYVRGGMGMVSFMLCDAAREAGAVVAAGAPVARIVPGEGVELESGDRITAPVIVSNADPVVTLRLLGPAADPGWRAQVEALPIEGCTLKLNVLLRELPNFRARPGTFEAHHQAQINTPLTKAEWRAGYEAARRGNLPARLWTELYFQTVHDPTVAPKGLHTMSVFAQYVPYRFATGDWSTRRDEACDLALASIARFTSNLSEAVVAVEALGPPDIERKVGLTGGHIFQGECLPAYMWHNRFDYRTPMPGVYLCGACTYPGGSVIAINGRNAAMAILGDGG; from the coding sequence ATGCCGGTGCGAGAACTGGCAGGCCGCGCATGGGACGTCATCGTGGTTGGCGCAGGGCACAATGGCCTGACCTGCGCGGCCTATCTGGCGCGGGCGGGCCGGCGCGTGCTGGTGCTGGAGGCTCGCGAACGCGTCGGGGGCGCCTGCACGCTCGAAGAGGTCTGGCCGGGGGTGCGAATGTCGCCGTGCGCCTATCTTGCCGGCCTGCTGCATCCGCGGGTGATTGACGAACTCGACCTGCCCCGGCGGGGCTTTGTATGGATGCCAGCGCGCAACGGGTTGTTCGTTCCCTTCGAGGACGGCAGCAGCGTGCAACTCTATGAGGACGACGAACGCTGCGAAGCCGAGATCCGCCGCTTCGCCCCTGGCGATCTGGCCGGCTGGCGCGAGATGACCCGGCTGATAAGCCGCCTGCGAGACGCCCTGCGGCCTCCCGGCGACGGCGATCTGTGGCTGGACCGCCGGCCCGAACGCGACGAGGTCGAGGCCCGCCTCGGCGGCGATGAGGATCTGCGGGGCCTCCTTTTCGAATGGAGCATGGTCGAATATGTCGAACGCTACCTGCGCGACGAACGGCTGCAACTGGCCTATCTCGGCCAGGGGGTGATCGGCACGAACGCCAGTCCGTTCGCTCCCGGCACGGCATCAATCCACTTTCACCACTCCAGCGGGCGTCAGGGCGGCTACCCGGGAACGTGGGGTTATGTGCGGGGCGGGATGGGCATGGTTAGCTTCATGCTCTGCGACGCGGCTCGCGAGGCGGGCGCGGTGGTGGCGGCGGGCGCGCCGGTGGCGCGCATCGTGCCCGGCGAAGGGGTGGAACTGGAGAGCGGCGACCGTATCACCGCCCCGGTGATTGTGTCGAACGCCGATCCCGTAGTAACCCTGCGGCTGCTCGGCCCCGCCGCCGACCCGGGCTGGCGCGCACAGGTCGAGGCCCTGCCGATCGAGGGCTGCACGCTGAAACTGAACGTATTGCTGCGCGAATTGCCGAACTTCCGCGCTCGACCGGGAACCTTTGAAGCGCACCATCAGGCGCAGATCAACACGCCGCTGACGAAGGCCGAGTGGCGCGCCGGCTACGAGGCAGCGCGGCGCGGCAACCTGCCCGCGCGCCTGTGGACCGAGCTGTACTTCCAGACCGTCCACGACCCGACGGTAGCGCCGAAGGGCCTGCACACAATGAGCGTGTTCGCCCAGTACGTGCCGTACCGCTTCGCTACAGGCGATTGGAGCACCCGCCGCGACGAGGCCTGCGACCTGGCGCTGGCCTCCATCGCCCGTTTTACGAGCAACCTGTCCGAGGCAGTGGTTGCAGTCGAGGCGCTGGGTCCGCCGGACATCGAGCGCAAAGTGGGCCTGACTGGCGGGCACATCTTTCAGGGTGAGTGTCTACCGGCCTACATGTGGCACAACCGGTTCGACTACCGCACTCCGATGCCGGGTGTTTACCTCTGCGGCGCCTGCACCTACCCCGGCGGCAGCGTGATCGCCATCAATGGCCGCAACGCGGCGATGGCAATTCTGGGGGATGGAGGGTAG
- a CDS encoding plastocyanin/azurin family copper-binding protein encodes MSWRAPQGGGPRIPGFDQGDNVFSGGSAGGPPLLSLIIAALAVGLVGLFLAIAFGGSLGQGTAAAPQQPTQSPAVLPTAPPATQPTAPPAVLPTAPPAGQPTPAPAPPTPTPARGAAGIPTEPLGPALASGTGTPIEIGTDAALLIFDKDRITVPNGLVTITFRNLATAVQHNWVLVQGGDDVASAVNDAAQAQVRVTRDAAGAVPPADTPGLLVASPMLDPGEEVTFTFQPPGPGTYEFICTFPGHYVAGMKGVLVVE; translated from the coding sequence ATGAGCTGGAGAGCTCCGCAGGGTGGCGGGCCGCGAATTCCCGGATTTGACCAGGGCGACAATGTGTTCTCCGGCGGTAGCGCTGGCGGCCCCCCGCTACTGTCGCTGATCATCGCGGCGCTTGCAGTGGGTCTGGTGGGTCTGTTCCTGGCAATCGCCTTCGGCGGCAGCCTGGGTCAGGGCACGGCTGCGGCGCCGCAGCAACCTACGCAATCGCCGGCCGTGCTGCCGACGGCGCCCCCGGCAACGCAACCAACCGCGCCCCCGGCCGTGCTGCCGACGGCGCCCCCGGCGGGCCAGCCGACGCCCGCACCGGCCCCGCCGACTCCTACGCCCGCCCGCGGCGCCGCGGGCATTCCGACCGAACCGCTGGGGCCGGCGCTGGCCTCCGGTACGGGCACGCCAATCGAGATCGGCACTGACGCCGCCTTGCTGATCTTTGACAAGGATCGGATTACCGTGCCCAACGGCCTGGTAACGATCACCTTCAGGAACCTCGCCACCGCAGTGCAGCACAACTGGGTGCTGGTGCAGGGCGGCGACGATGTAGCATCGGCAGTTAACGACGCGGCGCAGGCCCAGGTGCGCGTGACTCGTGACGCCGCTGGCGCTGTCCCCCCCGCTGACACGCCCGGCCTGCTCGTTGCCTCGCCAATGCTCGACCCCGGTGAGGAAGTGACCTTCACCTTCCAGCCGCCCGGTCCGGGCACGTATGAGTTTATCTGCACTTTCCCTGGGCACTACGTCGCCGGGATGAAGGGGGTGCTGGTGGTGGAGTAG
- a CDS encoding geranylgeranyl diphosphate reductase — MTQRVVIVGASVGGATAAITLRGLGIETVLIERELVKAKPCGGAVPPAAFKEFDLPATLIDRKVTHCLVVSPSGQETHIDVAGTVPSADDYVAMVRREVFDGFLRARAQQRGAELIHAQLTGLRFERQGVTVTYRRIRDGSERTITADAVIGADGAYSPTAKFLGLPNLPRAIALQERIALPDRQMARWERTADLYLGHDVSPDLYAWAFPKRDHIAVGVGAGPGHTAQARTLLANLKARLGPALEGGRVLLREAHALPMEPRRHMAFDRAMLIGDAAGLVVHTSGEGIYWAMKSGQIAAQVLAQYLDVPSSANLRVYEKLWWDQYGSMYAFLRWLQKWGYSNERQMEVFTEMCRNRDVQRLTFDSYMHKQMAPVPWFAQLRMTWDIICAEVRNYLRQRAPLREQRACVAMAV; from the coding sequence ATGACGCAACGTGTCGTAATTGTCGGCGCTTCGGTGGGTGGCGCCACGGCGGCGATTACGCTCCGCGGTCTGGGGATCGAGACGGTGCTGATCGAGCGTGAGCTGGTCAAGGCCAAGCCCTGTGGCGGCGCGGTGCCCCCCGCTGCCTTCAAGGAGTTCGATCTGCCCGCCACGCTGATTGACCGTAAGGTGACGCACTGCCTGGTGGTGTCACCCTCCGGCCAGGAGACCCATATTGATGTCGCCGGTACTGTGCCCAGTGCCGATGATTATGTGGCCATGGTTCGCCGTGAGGTCTTCGATGGCTTCCTGCGCGCCCGCGCCCAGCAACGCGGGGCCGAGTTGATCCACGCTCAGCTTACTGGCCTGCGTTTCGAACGCCAGGGGGTCACGGTTACCTACCGGCGTATACGCGATGGCAGCGAGAGGACTATCACCGCCGACGCGGTGATCGGGGCCGATGGGGCCTACTCCCCCACCGCGAAGTTCCTTGGTCTGCCCAATCTCCCCCGCGCCATTGCCCTGCAAGAACGCATCGCCCTCCCTGATCGCCAGATGGCTCGCTGGGAACGGACCGCCGACCTCTACCTCGGCCACGATGTCAGCCCGGATCTCTATGCCTGGGCCTTCCCCAAACGCGACCATATCGCTGTCGGCGTGGGCGCGGGGCCAGGGCATACCGCGCAGGCCCGGACCCTGCTTGCCAACCTTAAGGCGCGCCTTGGCCCGGCCCTTGAGGGAGGCCGCGTGTTGTTGCGCGAGGCCCATGCCCTGCCTATGGAACCCCGTAGGCATATGGCCTTCGATCGGGCTATGCTCATTGGCGATGCCGCGGGTCTGGTTGTGCACACCTCTGGCGAGGGGATCTACTGGGCTATGAAGAGCGGCCAGATTGCCGCCCAGGTGCTCGCTCAGTACCTTGACGTTCCCAGTTCGGCCAATCTGCGGGTCTACGAGAAGCTCTGGTGGGATCAGTACGGCTCGATGTACGCCTTCTTGCGCTGGCTGCAAAAATGGGGCTATAGCAACGAACGGCAGATGGAGGTCTTCACCGAGATGTGCCGTAACCGCGATGTGCAACGCCTCACCTTTGATAGCTACATGCATAAGCAAATGGCCCCGGTTCCCTGGTTCGCCCAGCTCCGCATGACCTGGGACATCATCTGCGCCGAGGTGCGAAACTACCTCCGCCAGCGCGCGCCTCTACGCGAACAGCGCGCCTGCGTTGCCATGGCGGTATAG